The DNA window GGCCCACGTGTTCGCTCCCTCCATGCGGGTACGGAGCCTGGCTCGGATGGTCGCTTGGCTGGCGAGCAATGTGACGTGTCGCGTTTCGATCCCGGCGGCATTGAGTGCGTCAGTGATGCGCCTGTGCCGTTCTGGGCGATGAAGAGTCATCGGAACGATTACGTCACCGGGGTGTTTTCTGCTGAGGTCGATGAGGATTGCTGCGACGGTTGGCTCCCACCACGGGGTCTCCTGAAAATCACCACGAAGGTCTGGCGGGTACATTCGCTGGATGCCGAATCCGAGCAGCTCCGGATCGGCGATCACGCTGCCGGGAAGTTTTCGCCTCAGCTCGTGCGCGGTCTGGGTCTTACCGACGCCGAACGTTCCGTTGATCCAGATGAGCACACGATGAGGATACGGGAGGGATTTTGTGGAGCCCTAGGATTGCGAGCGACGGCGGACAGGGGAGGTTGGCGTGGCTGACGGCTCAGTGCGCGTTGCTGATGCGGCGCGCGACGACATCGCCGCGGCACACATCTCGGAAGCCGGAGTCCTGGCCTGGTTCCATTCTGAGTGCGCGAGAAAAGAGACCGCCCGATGATGACCAGCCCTGACTTTCGCACGTGGCCGTCGAGCGACGCGCGATTCAGCCGCTCGGAAGTATCGGCACTGATCGGGCGTGGCGATGCCGTGTGGGACCGGGTTACTGCAGATGTGCTCCGATGGAAGGTGAAGAGCGCGAGCGGATTTACTGTCGACGCATCGCGTCCGGTGTCCCAGGGCGATCGGGTGGACGTCGTAGCGCGGGTTCTCGGGCTGACCGTTGTTGAGCCGGTTGAGGTCGTTTCGGTGATCGAGGAACCGGACCGAGTCGGGTTTTCCTATCGAACGTTGCCGGGGCATCCGGTCGACGGCGAGG is part of the Mycetocola zhujimingii genome and encodes:
- a CDS encoding AAA family ATPase — its product is MLIWINGTFGVGKTQTAHELRRKLPGSVIADPELLGFGIQRMYPPDLRGDFQETPWWEPTVAAILIDLSRKHPGDVIVPMTLHRPERHRRITDALNAAGIETRHVTLLASQATIRARLRTRMEGANTWALTQYPEADAALRGPLFSPHIVTDELALPEVVERVGSLIGRDFRYSARERLLLPLRQALVTVRHIR
- a CDS encoding DUF1990 family protein, which encodes MMTSPDFRTWPSSDARFSRSEVSALIGRGDAVWDRVTADVLRWKVKSASGFTVDASRPVSQGDRVDVVARVLGLTVVEPVEVVSVIEEPDRVGFSYRTLPGHPVDGEEAFVVHRIGDEVHLTVRSLTRAASQQPWRALYPVLKVAQRVARRRYLRALR